Proteins encoded within one genomic window of Lampris incognitus isolate fLamInc1 chromosome 19, fLamInc1.hap2, whole genome shotgun sequence:
- the si:ch73-173p19.1 gene encoding uncharacterized protein si:ch73-173p19.1 isoform X3 — MDSVVSPTIGELFLTLGEMGFTEDQIKAAVQAGHFSVTEAAEWLLQGQNLCHKLVKQPSQPTGTAFSAFNPPKEAVNPSSYESHTGPTNSRAACPSLVLKSPESSASPEDTQPLMSRIKQDKSGFEEQQRRRVAQEARAERRQKKQERELVLKRIAEDRRSLQEKTQTSTTAETTPLNDQGQRLGGKIQTNVDNNCILIIRLPSGESIRERFPADAPLRVVVEHISGRHPSLPPFSLLQGFPRKRFGEAELECSLHSLGLTPNAALCIQTTPPETPQDPPSPAKSLSAEQDNQASFTMSPQPQIPVPEEARGEQPPLPPPLPHQVWEEAVGYAGIPDVGPPLSGPSHFWGLPRLPFFPENRVHGGFEPRHQWPEQGNRLREDPVEDPEEAEDAGGRVLPGAAGLAAVERLQRAAQQQDLQATQGQPLPPKRPLRTPSIPSLCVMATRATVHLMTAPSMQYSSSLSCLTPELAELLLNHMSRERLLRPRTLELFFGCPLQKFVLNCYPYSTNELLRQLRAFTALKHLSLVNSPLITDSGLTVLSSLLKLQYLNLASCSKLTDSCLLHITGLKSLCFLSLDQTKVSDAGMLLYLQSAPPCLTQLSLNQTAVTESTLAVLPTCVPQLRLLSIKQTKVSDVSALKELSSLQTLYLDGTGVTESSLECLSTHPTLSALSLAGIPVVDGNHILQIISGLRLTQFTLPGRHSVSDIGLSFLSRLSLLSELDLTDYTQVTDQGVSHLSTMIRLKKLSLSNTQVSDVGLLALHGLQELQELCLDRTAVTSRGVAALITCLPHLQVLGLASSRVGDTVVRRGLVHCSHLLKLNLSRTRITDHGLKLLKHMHLSQVNLEGTGVTLAGIASLFSSTSISSIRASNTRAILPDEVSDDDEEA, encoded by the exons ATGGATTCCGTGGTTTCTCCG ACTATCGGAGAGTTGTTCCTGACTCTCGGTGAGATGGGCTTCACTGAGGATCAGATCAAGGCTGCTGTGCAGGCAGGGCATTTTTCTGTCACGGAGGCAGCTGAGTG GCTTTTACAAGGACAAAACCTGTGTCACAAATTGGTTAAGCAGCCCTCCCAGCCTACTGGAACGGCATTTTCCGCGTTTAACCCTCCCAAAGAGGCAGTGAACCCAAGCAGTTATGAGTCACACACTGGGCCAACTAACAGCAGAG CAGCATGCCCTTCTTTGGTCCTGAAATCACCAGAGTCATCCGCCTCACCCGAAGACACGCAGCCACTCATGTCCCGAATCAAACAGGACAAGAGTGGCTTTGAAGAGCAACAGAGACGACGTGTGGCTCAGGAAGCCAGGGCAGAGAGAAGGCAGAAGAAACAG GAGCGGGAGTTGGTGTTAAAGCGAATCGCTGAGGATCGGAGGAGCTTGCAGGAGAAGACCCAGACTAGTACCACCGCTGAGACCACCCCTCTAAATGACCAAGGCCAGAGGCTTGGGGGAAAGATTCAGACCAATGTGGATAACAACTGCATCCTTATA ATTCGGCTACCTTCTGGAGAATCAATACGGGAGCGCTTCCCAGCTGATGCCCCGCTACGTGTGGTAGTGGAGCATATCTCAGGACGTCACCCTTCCttgccccccttttctctccttcAGGGTTTCCCACGGAAACGCTTTGGGGAGGCGGAGCTTGAATGTTCACTGCACTCCCTGGGCCTCACGCCCAACGCTGCCCTCTGTATCCAAACCACTCCCCCTGAGACACCCCAGGACCCACCCAGCCCAGCAAAATCACTCTCAGCAGAACAAGATAACCAGGCCTCATTTACCATGTCCCCACAGCCACAGATCCCAGTTCCGGAGGAGGCAAGGGGCGAACAGCCTCCCCTGCCTCCACCTTTGCCACACCAGGTATGGGAAGAGGCAGTAGGTTATGCAGGCATCCCCGACGTTGGTCCTCCCTTGTCAGGGCCCTCTCACTTCTGGG GACTGCCAAGGCTACCCTTTTTCCCAGAAAACAGGGTGCATGGAGGGTTTGAGCCCAGGCACCAGTGGCCAGAGCAAGGGAATCGGCTCAG GGAAGACCCAGTAGAGGACCCAGAAGAAGCAGAGGATGCTGGAGGAAGGGTTTTGCCTGGGGCTGCAGGACTGGCTGCAGTGGAAAGACTTCAAAGAGCAGCACAGCAGCAAGACCTGCAGGCCACCCAGGGCCAACCATTGCCCCCCAAGAGACCCCTCAGAACACCAAGCATACCGTCCTTATGTGTCATGGCCACACGGGCAACCGTCCACCTCATGACAG CTCCCAGTATGCAGTACAGCAGCAGTCTTTCGTGTCTGACCCCCGAGCTCGCAGAACTTCTACTCAACCACATGTCCCGCGAGAGGCTGCTACGTCCACGCACTCTGGAGCTGTTCTTTGGTTGCCCATTACAGAAGTTTGTCCTCAACTGCTACCCTTACTCTACAAATGAGCTTCTACGACAGCTGCGGGCCTTCACTGCACTGAAACACCTGAGCTTGGTCAACTCGCCACTCATTACTG ACTCTGGTCTAACGGTTCTTTCCAGCCTGCTCAAACTCCAGTACCTGAACCTGGCATCCTGTAGTAAACTGACCGACTCGTGTCTGCTGCATATCACAG GTTTAAAGAGCTTGTGTTTCCTGTCCCTGGACCAGACCAAAGTCAGCGATGCCGGAATGTTGCTTTATCTCCAGTCTGCTCCCCCCTGCCTCACCCAACTCAGCCTGAACCAGACTGCTGTGACTGAGTCCACCCTGGCAGTCTTGCCCACCTGTGTTCCACAGCTACGATTGCTCAGTATCAAGCAGACCAAG GTGAGTGACGTGTCAGCTTTGAAAGAGCTGTCCAGCCTGCAGACCCTTTACCTGGATGGGACAGGTGTTACAGAGAGCTCCCTGGAGTGCCTCTCCACCCATCCTACTCTCTCTGCCCTTAGCTTGGCAGGCATTCCCGTGGTGGACGGCAACCACATCCTACAAATAATCTCAG GTCTAAGGCTgacccagttcaccctccctggACGCCATTCTGTGTCTGACATCGGGCTGTCCTTCCTCTCCAGACTGTCTCTGTTGTCAGAGTTAGACCTCACAGACTACACCCAAGTCACAGACCAGGGAGTCAGCCATCTCTCCACTATGATCAG GTTGAAGAAGTTGTCTCTCAGTAACACTCAGGTGAGCGATGTTGGGCTTCTGGCGCTGCACGGCTTACAGGAGCTACAGGAACTGTGTCTGGACCGCACAGCCGTCACAAGCCGAGGGGTGGCTGCCCTCATAACATGTCTGCCACACCTCCAG GTGTTGGGGTTAGCCAGTTCACGGGTTGGGGACACTGTAGTGCGTAGAGGTCTGGTCCACTGTAGTCATCTGCTGAAGCTTAACCTCAGCCGCACGCGCATCACAGATCACG GCCTCAAGTTGCTGAAGCACATGCACTTGTCCCAGGTCAACCTGGAAGGTACTGGAGTGACGTTAGCTGGTATCGCGAGCCTCTTCTCCTCCACCAGTATCAGCAGTATCCGGGCCAGCAACACACGCGCCATCCTTCCCGACGAGGTTtcggatgatgatgaagaagcctAA
- the si:ch73-173p19.1 gene encoding uncharacterized protein si:ch73-173p19.1 isoform X2: MGFTEDQIKAAVQAGHFSVTEAAEWLLQGQNLCHKLVKQPSQPTGTAFSAFNPPKEAVNPSSYESHTGPTNSRAACPSLVLKSPESSASPEDTQPLMSRIKQDKSGFEEQQRRRVAQEARAERRQKKQERELVLKRIAEDRRSLQEKTQTSTTAETTPLNDQGQRLGGKIQTNVDNNCILIIRLPSGESIRERFPADAPLRVVVEHISGRHPSLPPFSLLQGFPRKRFGEAELECSLHSLGLTPNAALCIQTTPPETPQDPPSPAKSLSAEQDNQASFTMSPQPQIPVPEEARGEQPPLPPPLPHQVWEEAVGYAGIPDVGPPLSGPSHFWGRGQKLVPGNAEEAASSDDDEEQEGVGDPPPMLSGLPRLPFFPENRVHGGFEPRHQWPEQGNRLREDPVEDPEEAEDAGGRVLPGAAGLAAVERLQRAAQQQDLQATQGQPLPPKRPLRTPSIPSLCVMATRATVHLMTAPSMQYSSSLSCLTPELAELLLNHMSRERLLRPRTLELFFGCPLQKFVLNCYPYSTNELLRQLRAFTALKHLSLVNSPLITDSGLTVLSSLLKLQYLNLASCSKLTDSCLLHITGLKSLCFLSLDQTKVSDAGMLLYLQSAPPCLTQLSLNQTAVTESTLAVLPTCVPQLRLLSIKQTKVSDVSALKELSSLQTLYLDGTGVTESSLECLSTHPTLSALSLAGIPVVDGNHILQIISGLRLTQFTLPGRHSVSDIGLSFLSRLSLLSELDLTDYTQVTDQGVSHLSTMIRLKKLSLSNTQVSDVGLLALHGLQELQELCLDRTAVTSRGVAALITCLPHLQVLGLASSRVGDTVVRRGLVHCSHLLKLNLSRTRITDHGLKLLKHMHLSQVNLEGTGVTLAGIASLFSSTSISSIRASNTRAILPDEVSDDDEEA; the protein is encoded by the exons ATGGGCTTCACTGAGGATCAGATCAAGGCTGCTGTGCAGGCAGGGCATTTTTCTGTCACGGAGGCAGCTGAGTG GCTTTTACAAGGACAAAACCTGTGTCACAAATTGGTTAAGCAGCCCTCCCAGCCTACTGGAACGGCATTTTCCGCGTTTAACCCTCCCAAAGAGGCAGTGAACCCAAGCAGTTATGAGTCACACACTGGGCCAACTAACAGCAGAG CAGCATGCCCTTCTTTGGTCCTGAAATCACCAGAGTCATCCGCCTCACCCGAAGACACGCAGCCACTCATGTCCCGAATCAAACAGGACAAGAGTGGCTTTGAAGAGCAACAGAGACGACGTGTGGCTCAGGAAGCCAGGGCAGAGAGAAGGCAGAAGAAACAG GAGCGGGAGTTGGTGTTAAAGCGAATCGCTGAGGATCGGAGGAGCTTGCAGGAGAAGACCCAGACTAGTACCACCGCTGAGACCACCCCTCTAAATGACCAAGGCCAGAGGCTTGGGGGAAAGATTCAGACCAATGTGGATAACAACTGCATCCTTATA ATTCGGCTACCTTCTGGAGAATCAATACGGGAGCGCTTCCCAGCTGATGCCCCGCTACGTGTGGTAGTGGAGCATATCTCAGGACGTCACCCTTCCttgccccccttttctctccttcAGGGTTTCCCACGGAAACGCTTTGGGGAGGCGGAGCTTGAATGTTCACTGCACTCCCTGGGCCTCACGCCCAACGCTGCCCTCTGTATCCAAACCACTCCCCCTGAGACACCCCAGGACCCACCCAGCCCAGCAAAATCACTCTCAGCAGAACAAGATAACCAGGCCTCATTTACCATGTCCCCACAGCCACAGATCCCAGTTCCGGAGGAGGCAAGGGGCGAACAGCCTCCCCTGCCTCCACCTTTGCCACACCAGGTATGGGAAGAGGCAGTAGGTTATGCAGGCATCCCCGACGTTGGTCCTCCCTTGTCAGGGCCCTCTCACTTCTGGG GGCGTGGCCAGAAGCTAGTTCCCGGCAATGCTGAGGAGGCTGCCAGctcagatgatgatgaggagCAGGAAGGAGTGGGagacccacctccaatgctcagTG GACTGCCAAGGCTACCCTTTTTCCCAGAAAACAGGGTGCATGGAGGGTTTGAGCCCAGGCACCAGTGGCCAGAGCAAGGGAATCGGCTCAG GGAAGACCCAGTAGAGGACCCAGAAGAAGCAGAGGATGCTGGAGGAAGGGTTTTGCCTGGGGCTGCAGGACTGGCTGCAGTGGAAAGACTTCAAAGAGCAGCACAGCAGCAAGACCTGCAGGCCACCCAGGGCCAACCATTGCCCCCCAAGAGACCCCTCAGAACACCAAGCATACCGTCCTTATGTGTCATGGCCACACGGGCAACCGTCCACCTCATGACAG CTCCCAGTATGCAGTACAGCAGCAGTCTTTCGTGTCTGACCCCCGAGCTCGCAGAACTTCTACTCAACCACATGTCCCGCGAGAGGCTGCTACGTCCACGCACTCTGGAGCTGTTCTTTGGTTGCCCATTACAGAAGTTTGTCCTCAACTGCTACCCTTACTCTACAAATGAGCTTCTACGACAGCTGCGGGCCTTCACTGCACTGAAACACCTGAGCTTGGTCAACTCGCCACTCATTACTG ACTCTGGTCTAACGGTTCTTTCCAGCCTGCTCAAACTCCAGTACCTGAACCTGGCATCCTGTAGTAAACTGACCGACTCGTGTCTGCTGCATATCACAG GTTTAAAGAGCTTGTGTTTCCTGTCCCTGGACCAGACCAAAGTCAGCGATGCCGGAATGTTGCTTTATCTCCAGTCTGCTCCCCCCTGCCTCACCCAACTCAGCCTGAACCAGACTGCTGTGACTGAGTCCACCCTGGCAGTCTTGCCCACCTGTGTTCCACAGCTACGATTGCTCAGTATCAAGCAGACCAAG GTGAGTGACGTGTCAGCTTTGAAAGAGCTGTCCAGCCTGCAGACCCTTTACCTGGATGGGACAGGTGTTACAGAGAGCTCCCTGGAGTGCCTCTCCACCCATCCTACTCTCTCTGCCCTTAGCTTGGCAGGCATTCCCGTGGTGGACGGCAACCACATCCTACAAATAATCTCAG GTCTAAGGCTgacccagttcaccctccctggACGCCATTCTGTGTCTGACATCGGGCTGTCCTTCCTCTCCAGACTGTCTCTGTTGTCAGAGTTAGACCTCACAGACTACACCCAAGTCACAGACCAGGGAGTCAGCCATCTCTCCACTATGATCAG GTTGAAGAAGTTGTCTCTCAGTAACACTCAGGTGAGCGATGTTGGGCTTCTGGCGCTGCACGGCTTACAGGAGCTACAGGAACTGTGTCTGGACCGCACAGCCGTCACAAGCCGAGGGGTGGCTGCCCTCATAACATGTCTGCCACACCTCCAG GTGTTGGGGTTAGCCAGTTCACGGGTTGGGGACACTGTAGTGCGTAGAGGTCTGGTCCACTGTAGTCATCTGCTGAAGCTTAACCTCAGCCGCACGCGCATCACAGATCACG GCCTCAAGTTGCTGAAGCACATGCACTTGTCCCAGGTCAACCTGGAAGGTACTGGAGTGACGTTAGCTGGTATCGCGAGCCTCTTCTCCTCCACCAGTATCAGCAGTATCCGGGCCAGCAACACACGCGCCATCCTTCCCGACGAGGTTtcggatgatgatgaagaagcctAA
- the si:ch73-173p19.1 gene encoding uncharacterized protein si:ch73-173p19.1 isoform X1, producing the protein MDSVVSPTIGELFLTLGEMGFTEDQIKAAVQAGHFSVTEAAEWLLQGQNLCHKLVKQPSQPTGTAFSAFNPPKEAVNPSSYESHTGPTNSRAACPSLVLKSPESSASPEDTQPLMSRIKQDKSGFEEQQRRRVAQEARAERRQKKQERELVLKRIAEDRRSLQEKTQTSTTAETTPLNDQGQRLGGKIQTNVDNNCILIIRLPSGESIRERFPADAPLRVVVEHISGRHPSLPPFSLLQGFPRKRFGEAELECSLHSLGLTPNAALCIQTTPPETPQDPPSPAKSLSAEQDNQASFTMSPQPQIPVPEEARGEQPPLPPPLPHQVWEEAVGYAGIPDVGPPLSGPSHFWGRGQKLVPGNAEEAASSDDDEEQEGVGDPPPMLSGLPRLPFFPENRVHGGFEPRHQWPEQGNRLREDPVEDPEEAEDAGGRVLPGAAGLAAVERLQRAAQQQDLQATQGQPLPPKRPLRTPSIPSLCVMATRATVHLMTAPSMQYSSSLSCLTPELAELLLNHMSRERLLRPRTLELFFGCPLQKFVLNCYPYSTNELLRQLRAFTALKHLSLVNSPLITDSGLTVLSSLLKLQYLNLASCSKLTDSCLLHITGLKSLCFLSLDQTKVSDAGMLLYLQSAPPCLTQLSLNQTAVTESTLAVLPTCVPQLRLLSIKQTKVSDVSALKELSSLQTLYLDGTGVTESSLECLSTHPTLSALSLAGIPVVDGNHILQIISGLRLTQFTLPGRHSVSDIGLSFLSRLSLLSELDLTDYTQVTDQGVSHLSTMIRLKKLSLSNTQVSDVGLLALHGLQELQELCLDRTAVTSRGVAALITCLPHLQVLGLASSRVGDTVVRRGLVHCSHLLKLNLSRTRITDHGLKLLKHMHLSQVNLEGTGVTLAGIASLFSSTSISSIRASNTRAILPDEVSDDDEEA; encoded by the exons ATGGATTCCGTGGTTTCTCCG ACTATCGGAGAGTTGTTCCTGACTCTCGGTGAGATGGGCTTCACTGAGGATCAGATCAAGGCTGCTGTGCAGGCAGGGCATTTTTCTGTCACGGAGGCAGCTGAGTG GCTTTTACAAGGACAAAACCTGTGTCACAAATTGGTTAAGCAGCCCTCCCAGCCTACTGGAACGGCATTTTCCGCGTTTAACCCTCCCAAAGAGGCAGTGAACCCAAGCAGTTATGAGTCACACACTGGGCCAACTAACAGCAGAG CAGCATGCCCTTCTTTGGTCCTGAAATCACCAGAGTCATCCGCCTCACCCGAAGACACGCAGCCACTCATGTCCCGAATCAAACAGGACAAGAGTGGCTTTGAAGAGCAACAGAGACGACGTGTGGCTCAGGAAGCCAGGGCAGAGAGAAGGCAGAAGAAACAG GAGCGGGAGTTGGTGTTAAAGCGAATCGCTGAGGATCGGAGGAGCTTGCAGGAGAAGACCCAGACTAGTACCACCGCTGAGACCACCCCTCTAAATGACCAAGGCCAGAGGCTTGGGGGAAAGATTCAGACCAATGTGGATAACAACTGCATCCTTATA ATTCGGCTACCTTCTGGAGAATCAATACGGGAGCGCTTCCCAGCTGATGCCCCGCTACGTGTGGTAGTGGAGCATATCTCAGGACGTCACCCTTCCttgccccccttttctctccttcAGGGTTTCCCACGGAAACGCTTTGGGGAGGCGGAGCTTGAATGTTCACTGCACTCCCTGGGCCTCACGCCCAACGCTGCCCTCTGTATCCAAACCACTCCCCCTGAGACACCCCAGGACCCACCCAGCCCAGCAAAATCACTCTCAGCAGAACAAGATAACCAGGCCTCATTTACCATGTCCCCACAGCCACAGATCCCAGTTCCGGAGGAGGCAAGGGGCGAACAGCCTCCCCTGCCTCCACCTTTGCCACACCAGGTATGGGAAGAGGCAGTAGGTTATGCAGGCATCCCCGACGTTGGTCCTCCCTTGTCAGGGCCCTCTCACTTCTGGG GGCGTGGCCAGAAGCTAGTTCCCGGCAATGCTGAGGAGGCTGCCAGctcagatgatgatgaggagCAGGAAGGAGTGGGagacccacctccaatgctcagTG GACTGCCAAGGCTACCCTTTTTCCCAGAAAACAGGGTGCATGGAGGGTTTGAGCCCAGGCACCAGTGGCCAGAGCAAGGGAATCGGCTCAG GGAAGACCCAGTAGAGGACCCAGAAGAAGCAGAGGATGCTGGAGGAAGGGTTTTGCCTGGGGCTGCAGGACTGGCTGCAGTGGAAAGACTTCAAAGAGCAGCACAGCAGCAAGACCTGCAGGCCACCCAGGGCCAACCATTGCCCCCCAAGAGACCCCTCAGAACACCAAGCATACCGTCCTTATGTGTCATGGCCACACGGGCAACCGTCCACCTCATGACAG CTCCCAGTATGCAGTACAGCAGCAGTCTTTCGTGTCTGACCCCCGAGCTCGCAGAACTTCTACTCAACCACATGTCCCGCGAGAGGCTGCTACGTCCACGCACTCTGGAGCTGTTCTTTGGTTGCCCATTACAGAAGTTTGTCCTCAACTGCTACCCTTACTCTACAAATGAGCTTCTACGACAGCTGCGGGCCTTCACTGCACTGAAACACCTGAGCTTGGTCAACTCGCCACTCATTACTG ACTCTGGTCTAACGGTTCTTTCCAGCCTGCTCAAACTCCAGTACCTGAACCTGGCATCCTGTAGTAAACTGACCGACTCGTGTCTGCTGCATATCACAG GTTTAAAGAGCTTGTGTTTCCTGTCCCTGGACCAGACCAAAGTCAGCGATGCCGGAATGTTGCTTTATCTCCAGTCTGCTCCCCCCTGCCTCACCCAACTCAGCCTGAACCAGACTGCTGTGACTGAGTCCACCCTGGCAGTCTTGCCCACCTGTGTTCCACAGCTACGATTGCTCAGTATCAAGCAGACCAAG GTGAGTGACGTGTCAGCTTTGAAAGAGCTGTCCAGCCTGCAGACCCTTTACCTGGATGGGACAGGTGTTACAGAGAGCTCCCTGGAGTGCCTCTCCACCCATCCTACTCTCTCTGCCCTTAGCTTGGCAGGCATTCCCGTGGTGGACGGCAACCACATCCTACAAATAATCTCAG GTCTAAGGCTgacccagttcaccctccctggACGCCATTCTGTGTCTGACATCGGGCTGTCCTTCCTCTCCAGACTGTCTCTGTTGTCAGAGTTAGACCTCACAGACTACACCCAAGTCACAGACCAGGGAGTCAGCCATCTCTCCACTATGATCAG GTTGAAGAAGTTGTCTCTCAGTAACACTCAGGTGAGCGATGTTGGGCTTCTGGCGCTGCACGGCTTACAGGAGCTACAGGAACTGTGTCTGGACCGCACAGCCGTCACAAGCCGAGGGGTGGCTGCCCTCATAACATGTCTGCCACACCTCCAG GTGTTGGGGTTAGCCAGTTCACGGGTTGGGGACACTGTAGTGCGTAGAGGTCTGGTCCACTGTAGTCATCTGCTGAAGCTTAACCTCAGCCGCACGCGCATCACAGATCACG GCCTCAAGTTGCTGAAGCACATGCACTTGTCCCAGGTCAACCTGGAAGGTACTGGAGTGACGTTAGCTGGTATCGCGAGCCTCTTCTCCTCCACCAGTATCAGCAGTATCCGGGCCAGCAACACACGCGCCATCCTTCCCGACGAGGTTtcggatgatgatgaagaagcctAA